A region of Paenibacillus thiaminolyticus DNA encodes the following proteins:
- a CDS encoding undecaprenyldiphospho-muramoylpentapeptide beta-N-acetylglucosaminyltransferase — translation MKRRIVLTGGGSAGHVTANLVLISRLLEEDWDITYIGSKHGIERELVAGLKGVQYNPISTGKLRRYWAWANVTDLFKLMIGIIQAFLLIFRVKPGVVFSLGGFVAVPVVVGAALNRVPVIILEPDLHPGLANRISRKFARAMCTTFRETVDNDGNADEKLVYAGPIVREELKLGSRVRGMRLCSFFEDKPILLVMGGSQGAERINRAVREALRELLKSYQVVHICGTGKTNAAYRRYEGYKQLEYAREELPDLMAMSDLVVSRAGSNAIHELVLLRKPMLLIPHSIGGARTGQTLNAEHFKDAGYAEVLYETALTKEALLQAIDMTYRNQKSYVDRMKASKTDGAVDKVMALIEMAVKGKEGQGVEDFS, via the coding sequence ATGAAACGGAGAATTGTATTGACGGGAGGCGGATCGGCTGGTCACGTTACAGCGAATCTAGTACTGATTTCCCGTTTGTTAGAGGAAGACTGGGATATCACTTACATCGGCTCCAAGCACGGGATTGAGCGCGAACTGGTTGCCGGACTCAAGGGCGTTCAGTACAACCCGATTAGTACGGGGAAGCTAAGACGATATTGGGCATGGGCGAACGTAACGGATCTGTTTAAGCTTATGATTGGAATTATACAGGCATTTCTGCTCATTTTTCGAGTCAAGCCAGGTGTTGTGTTTTCCTTGGGCGGCTTCGTCGCGGTACCGGTCGTGGTTGGTGCCGCTTTGAACCGAGTTCCCGTTATTATTCTGGAGCCCGATCTACATCCCGGGCTTGCGAATCGTATCTCCCGCAAGTTCGCTCGAGCAATGTGTACGACCTTCAGGGAAACGGTTGACAATGACGGTAACGCTGATGAGAAGTTGGTGTATGCCGGTCCGATCGTAAGGGAGGAACTGAAGCTGGGCAGCCGCGTTCGCGGCATGCGTCTCTGCAGCTTCTTCGAGGATAAGCCCATTCTTCTTGTCATGGGAGGGAGCCAAGGAGCGGAGCGAATCAACCGTGCCGTCAGGGAAGCACTCCGAGAGCTCTTAAAGAGCTATCAAGTGGTTCATATTTGCGGAACTGGAAAGACAAATGCTGCTTATCGGCGGTATGAAGGTTATAAACAGCTTGAGTATGCCCGCGAAGAGCTCCCGGATCTAATGGCAATGTCAGATCTTGTCGTGTCGAGGGCGGGTTCAAATGCGATCCATGAACTGGTGCTTCTGCGAAAGCCGATGCTTCTGATTCCACATTCTATCGGTGGAGCACGAACAGGACAAACCTTGAATGCGGAACATTTTAAGGATGCGGGCTATGCAGAGGTACTTTATGAAACAGCTCTCACGAAAGAAGCCTTACTGCAAGCCATAGATATGACTTATCGTAATCAGAAATCGTATGTGGATAGGATGAAGGCCAGCAAGACGGATGGGGCTGTAGACAAGGTAATGGCACTCATTGAGATGGCGGTTAAAGGAAAGGAGGGGCAGGGAGTTGAGGATTTTTCCTAA
- a CDS encoding response regulator transcription factor, producing the protein MRILIADDEQDMLRILTAYFKKEGYEVFTAENGEEALDVFYREKVDLSILDWMMPKQSGIEVCREIKARSDKKVLILTAKSEEEDELRALSIGADEYIRKPFHPKILVLRAKRLLGDEKGLHYQSLRIDPEGNKIYKDGTDLHLTKMEFELMCCFVRHRGQILSRQQLLDLVWGLDYFGDPRTVDTHVRRLREKVGEDMIKTHRGLGYSVEAGDE; encoded by the coding sequence ATGCGGATATTAATTGCGGACGATGAACAGGATATGCTCCGGATTTTAACGGCGTATTTCAAAAAGGAAGGATACGAGGTATTTACGGCCGAAAACGGCGAGGAAGCATTGGATGTTTTTTATCGCGAGAAGGTCGATCTTTCTATCCTGGATTGGATGATGCCGAAGCAGAGCGGGATAGAAGTTTGCCGGGAAATCAAGGCTCGGTCGGACAAAAAAGTGCTGATTTTAACAGCAAAAAGCGAGGAAGAAGATGAACTGAGGGCGCTCAGCATCGGTGCGGACGAATATATCCGTAAGCCGTTCCATCCGAAGATTCTCGTTCTCCGGGCGAAAAGGCTGCTGGGCGACGAAAAGGGACTGCACTATCAATCACTGCGAATCGATCCGGAAGGCAATAAAATATATAAAGACGGCACAGATCTGCACTTAACAAAAATGGAATTCGAGCTTATGTGTTGTTTTGTCCGCCATAGGGGCCAGATTCTGTCACGTCAGCAACTGCTGGACTTGGTGTGGGGACTCGATTATTTCGGCGATCCAAGAACGGTGGATACCCATGTACGCAGGCTGCGGGAGAAGGTGGGCGAAGACATGATCAAAACGCACCGGGGACTTGGATACAGTGTGGAGGCGGGCGATGAATAA